A single genomic interval of Dysidea avara chromosome 8, odDysAvar1.4, whole genome shotgun sequence harbors:
- the LOC136262717 gene encoding uncharacterized protein isoform X2, whose product MYRGKRIDLHHAHYTCKTNMAICHKNIGPLWKLVCLWSMGVDVPQSAVTTIMKDHRQWQKQQEKRHTENYLKYKNSLKQKASQRHEIEKDYMVTMNAFGITTAEYSGDTALEGDTLEQNDESSTMLIDENVSSPHLFESSAIHDTNVDCETTGGSHMMDHIIEIRAMVLPPDGVHITDPEFSTLCHTSRLITAQATRLCGIKAVDLVDQPDFTTVFSRFVTWMVSCVNQAKQNGIQYYPVLVAHNGFAFDYLFLAAEVKHRPSLTFFDSINIYFADTLHDVRRLIRCMDPLFDGWSKDDSLGLENLYKKFFPEETYNAHRPLDDCKAMNRIFNCSFLEPLLSRPLTYLTLPRQISNGC is encoded by the exons ATGTACCGAGGAAAGAGAATCGACCTCCATCATGCTCACTACACCTGCAAGACAAATATGGCCATTTGTCATAAG AACATTGGACCACTGTGGAAATTAGTCTGTCTGTGGAGTATGGGTGTCGATGTCCCTCAGTCTGCTGTGACTACTATAATGAAAGACCACAGGCAATGGCAGAAGCAGCAGGAGAAAAGGCACACAGAAAATTATCTAAAATATAA GAATAGCTTGAAACAAAAGGCTAGCCAACGCCACGAAATAGAAAAGGACTACATGGTTACAATGAATGCATTTGGCATAACAACAGCTGAATACAGTGGTGACACAGCATTGGAAGGGGACACATTAGAACAGAATGATGAATCATCGACCATGCTGATAGATGAAAATGTCAGCAGTCCTCACCTGTTTGAAAGTTCTGCTATCCATGACACT AATGTTGACTGTGAAACTACTGGAGGAAGTCATATGATGGATCACATAATTGAGATCAGAGCAATGGTATTACCACCAGATGGAGTACACATCACTGATCCAGAGTTCTCTACTTTGTGTCATACTTCCAGACTCATTACTGCTCAAG CAACAAGACTGTGTGGTATAAAAGCTGTTGATTTGGTTGACCAACCAGATTTTACAACAGTATTCTCACGGTTTGTCACATGGATGGTAAGTTGTGTGAATCAGGCAAAGCAGAATGGAATTCAATATTATCCAG TTTTAGTAGCTCATAACGGCTTTGCATTTGATTATCTCTTTCTTGCTGCGGAAGTAAAACACCGTCCTTCCCTGACCTTTTTTGACAGCATCAACATCTATTTTGCCGACACTCTACATGACGTTAGAAGG TTGATACGGTGCATGGATCCATTGTTTGATGGGTGGTCCAAGgatgatagtttaggtttaGAAAATTTGTACAAGAAGTTTTTCCCTGAGGAAACATACAATG cTCACCGACCTTTGGATGATTGTAAAGCAATGAACAGGATATTCAACTGCTCATTTCTGGAACCACTCCTTTCAAGACCACTCACGTATTTAACACTCCCGAGACAAATCTCAAATGGTTGCTGA